TCCCTATATCAGTGAGAAGACTGCAACCCGTTCTAAGCAAGACCAGCAGGCTCTCACCCTCCTACAGACAGCCTCTGAACGCGTATCTATTGACGGTACTCAGCGCTATGCAACTCCACTGTTGAGGCGTCAGCCAGCCATCCCACTTCGTGCTTCGCCGGCTGCTGTGATGCCCAACCTACGTTGCACTGAACGCCGGATAGCCAAGGACACAGCTCGAGCAGCTTCATACTGTGCGGAGATGGACAAACTACTTCAGGCCGGCTACGTTTCAGAGATCTCTACGGAAGAGGCCGAAACTGTCACCGAATCGTGGTATGTACCACACCATATGGTGCACCACAATGGAAAGGACAGAGTTGTCTTCAATTGTTCCTTCTCCTTCAATGGCCTCTCATTGAATGACCAACTCCTCCCGGGACCGACGCTTGGTCCAACCATGATTGGTGTCCTGATGCGGTTTCGATGTCATGCTGTCGCCATCAGTGGAGATATCAAGTCAATGTTCCATCAGATCCGCTTAATGCCAAAAGACAAACCTCTCCTACGTTTCCTGTGGCGGGACATGCAAAGAACGTCTGAACCACGGATATACCAATGGGAGGTGTTACCATTTGGAACAACGTGTAGCCCCTGTTGCGCCGTCTTCGCCCTGCAGCAGCACGTCAGAGACCACGAACCACCAGATTCCCCCCTCACGCATGTGATCGAGCAGTCCTTCTATGTCGACAATTGCCTTCACAGTGTAAGTAAACCAGAAGATGCCAAGGCTTTGGTCGATGACTTGCGAGCACTTCTGAGAAAGGGAGGTTTTGAGATCAGGCAATGGGCCAGTAATGTGCCTGAAGTTGTCGCACACCTACCCCCTGAAGCACAATCGACTAGCAGTGAGCTATGGCTGTCCAAGGCCAGTGACAACCTTCAAGAACCCACACTTGGACTGTGCTGGGATTGTTTGAGCGACACGTTGAGTTATAAGCATCGCTCTAACGAGCCTCCAGCTGCCACTCTACGTAACGTCTACAGCGTCCTTGCCAAGCTTTACGACCCATTGGGCTACATTGTGCCATTTACCACAAGATGTAAAGTGCTTGTCCAGGACATGTGGAAGGCTAACATTGGCTGGGATGACAAGATTCAACCATCTGAACTTCTCGGAAAATGGTTGAGTTGGGTGCAGGAAATTCCTACTCTGCAGCAACTCAAGTTACCTCGTCCCTATTCACCAGCCAGTGGAAATACCGTCAATGCAGCCCGTCATATTCACATCTTCTGTGATGCTTCAGAGCGTGCCTACGGATCAGTAGCTTACATGCAAATAACGGATGACAGACAACAAGTCTTCGTTTCCTTTGTGTTTGCCAGATCGAGAGTAGCGCCGCGTAAGCAGCTGTCCATCCCGCGTCTCGAGCTCAGCGCCGCACTTACAGGGGCACAGCTGGCGAAAGTGATCGAGACTGAGCTCACAGTAACGCCTGAGCACATCACTCTTTGGTCTGACTCCACAACAGTGCTCCACTGGATTAAATCAGAATCCTGCCGCTACAAAGTATTTGTTGGAACACGTGTAGCAGAAATTCAGAATCTTACCAGTCCATCTCAATGGCGGTATGTTGGTAGTCTACACAATCCCGCAGATGACATAACCCGAGGACTCACCTTGAAAGAGATGGTGCAGGATCACCGCTGGAACAAAGGTCCACATTTCCTCCTTTTGCCGGAGAGTGAGTGGCCCATCATGCCCTCATCTGAGGCAGAAGCAGACACTACCGAGTTAAGGAAGTCAGCCTTCGTGGGAGCAGTCTCCAGCGCCTTGCCCACACAACATCCTGACCTGAGTAAATTCTCCACTTGGCAAGAGCTACTTCAGGAAACCGCTAGCTCCCTTCATGGGGCGGCCAACACTAACACCACAGCAAAGTGTTCAGCAACAGATTTTCttcaagcagagaagcttctgCTTCAAAAGGCCCAAGAAGACTGCTTTGTTGAGGAATTGAGAGCCCTCAAAGTTGGACGTGCTCTTCCTGTAAACAGTCATCTTATATCCCTGTCACCAGAATACGACAAAACCACAGAGCTACTGAGAGTCGGTGGTAGATTGTGGCATGCTGAAGGACTAGACCTGGATACCATCCACCCAGTCATCATGGACCCAAGTCATCATGTGACTAAGCTCATCATTAAGAATGCGGATGATTCTCTACTGCACCCGGGACCAGAACGCGTGCTTGCTGAGCTCAGACGCCGGTTTTGGATAATTCGTGGTCGAGAGGCCATTAGAAAGCATCAATATTCATGCCTGGAGTGTCGACGATGGAGAGCAAAACCGGATGTACCGAAGATGGCTGATTACCCGCCAGCTCGACTACGACTCTATAAGCCACCATTCTATTCAACAGGAGTTGACTGCTTTGGACCCTTTCAAGTGAGGATCGGTCGCCGCACTGAGAAAAGGTGGGGTATAGTGTATAAGTGCATGACAACTCGCTCAGTACACCTGGATCTGTTGGAGAGCCTGGACACGGACGCTTTCCTGTTATCTTTGAGAAGATTCATATCTCGACGTGGGAGACCATTTGAGCTTCTCATGGACAATGGCACCAACTTTGTTGGTGGTGAGAGGGAGTTGCGTGAAGCCGTTGTTGCCATGGCACCTGAGTTGAAAGACCAACTTGCTGAACAGCAAATATCCTTCCGATTCAATCCTCCTAGTGCGCCGCACTTTGGTGGCACATGGGAGAGGGAAGTGAGATCAATCAAGTCCGCACTCCGTGTTGTCCTTAGAGACCAGACTGTTCCTGAATCTGTCCTTATGACAACTCTAGTGGAAGTTGAAGGGATATTAAATGCAAAACCACTCGGCTATTTGTCATCAGATGCCTCGGATCCTGATCCAGTCACACCTAACCTCCTCCTAATGGGTCGTCATGATTCATCCCTTCCTCAAGCTGTCTATGACCCCAGTGACCTAGGAAGGAGACGATGGAGGCACAGCCAATTCATCGCCGATCGTTTCTGGGCATCCTTCATCAGTCACTACCTTCCAGGGCTTCAAGAGCGTAGTAAGTGGAGGAAAGATGGTAAGGCACTCTCCATAGGCGACGTTGTCCTGATCGTGGATCCTCAACTCCCCCGCGCATCATGGCCCGTTGGTCGGATTACCCTGACGcatccaggagcagatggacgcatTCGGACTGCCACGGTCCAGGTAAAAGACCGCATCTATGTTCGTCCTGTCGCCAGACtcattcttcttccagctgttGACGACAAGGACGAAGAAGGGACTACCAAATAGACTTTCTCCCATTGATTCAACTGCCACGTGGACAGTTGGGGGCGGCTTTGTCCGAAAGTCTATTGATCCGACACCGACTTTTCCGAGGTGCACTTGAACGCCTCCTCAGAAAGCGGGACACTTATGAGAACGCTGCACGCTCCTTTGCTGGTCTCGCGCTTAGGGAGGAAAACGGACTCACAAACCCCTTTTTCccgtgacatttgtgtgcgtttatgaaacCCCAGGTGAGTTAGCAGACTGGCCTGTACACTTGGGGGAGCGAACATATctttgtttacttcctgttGCTGGTACGAGTGAATATAACTTGTATGGGATAAGCGCGTGGTTAATGGCTTCGCACGGGGTGCCGCCATGTTGTCTGCGTACTAGCGTCATATGTTTGTCAAACGTGTGCttatagcagtgcttctcaattattttctgttacgcccccccctagcaagaagaaaactattcgcgccccccctccccaccgtgactatcctaacttgtcttgtaagtcgtaaaatgttgcactgtcgcaaacgtgacagaagtaacaatgagagcgccactaccccctgctgtagtaaacgcgcaattacactttattctagtactgccaaaaaaaaagcctgttccccagggtcacacgcgcccccccaggaatagcaccgcgccccccaaggggggcgcgccccactatttgagaagcactggcttataGCGTTAGAAATGTATTACTGTGTTTAGTTCAGTTGTGTACTATACGTTGTTATTACCGACACCGAGTGCCGTCGGCCAGCAGTGCACGTCTTAAAGCGGCAGTAACGCACTTATTGAATGTTCATTAAGGGTGGTAGCAGTAGTAAAGTTTATGGCCCTGTATATCAGTTGTTATTGCTTGCATTGTGCTATTGTAGTTGAGATTTCCTACATAGCTGTTTATGCATATGTTTATTAGATGATGTAATTTGACTGTCATAATCTAATTACATTATTtccctttgttttccttctgtatagaccacacacacacatgcacacacacatgtacatacacttttagaacacacatatccaaacacacatatacacacatgtatacaagtacacactcaaacccactaacatacactcctggaaacctgtacactcactgctgttgagaataaagttgatgcaagatTCTCTAACCGGACTCGTCCATAGTGCTCCATCCCTAACCACTAATCCACATCTTTACACACATTATTGTTAATCAATATTCATATGCAAAAAGTCTCTGGTTTCTGTATCCGAATTTAACAGTTGGTAAAGTTTGCCATGAAACATGACAAGTTGCCTCTTGTCAAAGTCAAACCCGTTTGTCACAATGCTCTTCTGCAagaatcctggctttccagaaagcttgaattgtgccttataagcatgtctctttgtcGATGCCTTTTTACagggtcctaatgctgtttgcTTTGCACAAACCGCTAGTCATCAGTGGCGGCGGAGGTGCATACTCTACCTATTACGTATTATTTGTTTACCGCCCTAGTCTATGTATAGTATTTTAAGTAcaacgtaatgtcctctgatagGTTCATTGGGTCTGCATTTTACATCTACAttagtggttcttaacctgggttcgattgaaccctaggggttcggtgagtcagtTACTATACTGTCGGCAGAGCTTCCACTGCGGGGGTCCGGACACACACGATTTATCTTGTAAATTCGTGATGACGCATATCAGAACTCGTCTCTCAaaagcaacagcagaagtcacactgattactgaccacctgcaacatttggtttatgttttataagcatttttaattttattgcttaaatcgcattgtctcgacgagctgagcacgttttctgaatggtggctcccccgtcactctagttaggttggcatagtaaaaagcACTCTTGggggcttcagagtgccgagtttagtcaaagtcaaagtcagctttattgtcaatcccttcatatgtcaagacacccaaagaaaccgaaattccgtttcctccatcccacggtgacgagacacagtacacgataaacatacaagtagacgacacaaaataaaaacaaggcacaaacaataaataataaataaataaaatgagtgatgaataaataataaacaaataacccaataaataagaggagcaaaactgagccagtgttcgtacagcagacagtaagcatagcgcaaagtacaggacgctacgcagaaaggggggggggggcgagttcaggattctaacagcctggagtatgaagctgttggagagtctggtggtgcgggagcgcaggcccctgtacctcttcccagagggcagaagatcaaacaaagagtgagcggggtgactcacatcactcacaatcgtggtcgccttgcgggtgagatgggaggtgtaaatgtccttcaaggaggggagcgaagcaccaataatcttaccagccgtgttcactatgtgctgcagggccttcaagttgtagtcagtgcagccaccaccccaaacagcaataccgCTGGAGacgacgctctcaatggtgccgcggtaaaatgtagtcatgacggccggaggagcgctcgttcgcctgagtttccgcaggaagtacaggcggcgctgggctttcttcgccagtgatgcggtgttggtggaccaggagagatcctcactgatgtgcacccccaggaacttggtgctgctcactctctccaccacagcaccgtcgatggtcagcgacaggtgttgggtgtgacccttccggaagtccacaaaaatctccttggtcttgtcgacgttcagcaggaggttgttgtccctgcaccacgtggtcagaaggtcaacctccagcctgtattgagtctcgtctcccttggtgatgagacccaccagagttgtgtcgtcagcaaacttcactatgcggttgtcgctgtaggttgcagtgcagtcgtgcgtcaggagggtgaagagcagcggactgagcacgcagccttggggggcccccgtgctcagcgtgatgctggcagagattttgtcgccaacacgtaccacctgtggcctctgacagaggaagtccagtagccagttgcagaggtaggtactgaggcccagcgtgtcaagtttgctgatgaggcgttgtggcacaatggtgttggaggcagaactgaagtccacaaacagtgTCCCTGTTGGTTTggctcacatacgagtcccttctctccaggtgggtgagggctgagtggagggcagagcagatggcatcctcagaggaccgtttggctcggtacgcaaactggaaggggtcaatggtgggggggagaacggatcggatgtgctccgatcactgcgcatgaagaaatgaccacctgtaacgtttggtttaggttttataaggttttattctttgtttggcatgctcaaacttggcaaataaaaatgtatttgatttgatttgataagAAAGACTGACTAAAAGAGGAATGAGTAAAGCAAAGAATATTACCGGGAAAACGCCAGAACGTCTTGGGAGAAACAAAACGTTACAAATATCTAGCTCAAAGTGGAATCCAAAAATGGAGACAGAACAAGAATAACCTTATACTGTATAATTGGTCTCAGTCATGTTTGATTGGCAACAGTCAGAGAAAAAACAGCTTGGTTGCCACGTTGTCCTCATAATCTTCTGATAATGCCCTCAGTTTGAGCTATCGTTCAAACCCCCCAAAGCTTTGACTATACTGGTTGACATTTACAATTTGTCCCTGTTGGTTTGGCTCATACCTTGAAACAAAAAGGACATTCTCAAAACAACTTGGAGAAATCTCCAAACTAATACACAATCATTGATTTCATCAAATTGTATGTCTTGTACATGTCTCAAGTGTCTTCGTAAGAATAGCCTACAGTTACCACAATGGGGACCACATTTAGCCCATTTTCCAAATAAATCCTGCTGATCTGAACTTATTAGTTGATTATTGGTCTAATGGTTATTCTCTCAAAACATTTCAGCTTTTCATTCCTTAAGTCATCATATGCCCCAAATAGTCTAttcaattgtaaaaaaaattataataatatacgtatatgatatgatatattataatataatacaataaaatCCAGGTATGAAATCCTTGGAACGGGCCAAATGTTCATGGAATGGAAGGACATGAGGGCAGATGTCCCTGGTCCATGCAATGGACTCTCCGTAAAAGGAAATGACAGGAAATCGGTGTAGTGGATAAATTGAGTATTTCTTCCCTCGCTGTCATCACAACAGAAAGCTGTGATGTTGATGAACATCTCTGGCCAAACTGAGAGCAGCTCATCACTGGCCCGtagagtgaggaggaggagaataGTAAAACTACTTCATgtatcacttcactggttcttttgacactctgatgaaggcggaagtacaagccgaaacatgtcaggtaatgcaacctaaaatatcttgtttgagataaaagaaccagtgaagtgattgacaagtgaaaacaaaatgaacttagtacaactacTTCATGTATAAAAGTAAAAGCAGGAGACAAAAAATGAagcacaagtcaagtcaaacatttgcttttcaaaTTTTTACTTTGTTACTTGATACCTCTGGTTGCACATGCCCGTCACCAAACATTTTCCAGTGTACTATGTTGAATCTGCGACTGATACagatttgattgaaaaaaaagaagcaaatacagtaatccctcgtttatcgtgggtaattggttccaaaaatcacccgcgataagtgaaattcgcgaagtacggtcaccctctcatctgtaaAAAAATTTTATCTGTATATTTTTTGTGTCaaaaaatgtatatgaaaccatttaagtgcatatcttattattaaaacattaaataattgtttcaaacatgtaaataaaatttgcacattaatagtataaataacaaagACAATTTTGCATAAATATTGAACATATAAATactatacgtgtgtgcgtgtaacatgtCAACAAGAAGTAGCTGGCAGGCTAacaagttagcggaaagatgctaattcgcgatcgtgctaacacacgaaaacggacctctaaaggaatttAAACGAAGATTTgcagcaatactacattgtcctaaaggttagacacgcgatcgttcatttctcttgttaggagacccacttacatcgtcaatgactcctgtaccactgtaaccgacatatgttCGTACATGAACGTAAAACTGGAAGTTTTGAAAAAcggcctgaaaacggccttcaaaatgaaTCACCCTActtcaaatcaaagcacggctgaataacataaataacatggagaattctgaACACATactgcaaatatgtttttagaacaacatatattagaatttttttataacaaggtacaagtgtacatactgtaaatatgtttttagaacttttattattataattatattattattattattattattattattattattattattattattattattattatacattttctataacaaggtacaacactgtaaatgtttttagaactcttattataaaaaaactttttacaaaaaggtacaagtgtacgcactgcaatcgTGTGGGCCactctgtcacggatcggatggagcaggtcgaccaagtgcagcttggaccagactcaccaaactgacatgacttaacaaaacaagaggacTGACAGACAGGGACGTGAAACAACAGACGTGACAACATCAATGATCCAacggggagtgaggggcagacaggacctaaatacaaaacaggtaacaagaggcaggtgactgtggttacattgattgaggtgacacaggatgggaggggcgacgcgaacagaaaccatggcaacctagacacatagcaaaactggggacgagacgtgacagtagaaaccatggtaaccagggctgtggactcggtcggatttttgcaccgagtccggcctcttgaccacgagtccgagtccggctgtccattttttctgttaattcatgtgactgcttagtctttattcaagcctaatttagatcaaaatctaaataattacaacagttttgtgatggctttgtctttattaaacatataaacgaatacaataaacagatactttgaagttttaatcattaattacaccattatagctcagacatttatctaaacacaaataattagtgacgaccccacaactatcgaaacacatcaatgatataagctgggtgacataatcgtccttgacattggtacataatgtaaacattagcctaagtgcaactcaacgtggccgcattgatcgtaacttacgctccgttcccccccaaatctagaggcaaaacattgttctctcgctgctcccgggttcttccatcttggctgcgcgcggggcattgtgggtcttgtacgtgcacgcaggcaggcaggcgcgggcgcgcacgcaacaactaaatttgtcttcataacaagcaagcagggctgtggacagtattcgtacgcgcattctcagcaacatgatgaaaataaaattgaacgtattttttttattgtcggactcggtggactcggccaaaatcagcaccgagtccggcaaaaatgacagagtccgacgagtccgagtccccgagtccgggTCTACAGCCCTGATGGTAACAGACATATAGCaaccggggacgagacgtgacacactccttgccttctgctggcgtgtgggcaggttttgtgccataattcctcaatttagaagttttattttgacttaaattttttttttaatttgcaacaaaaatccgcgatgtagtgaaaccgcgataaacaaaccgtgaTGTTGCGAGGGATTTCTTTACAATACTACAACCTGTAAATGTTTTAAGATGTAATGTACTGACTTTGTAGCAATTAAATAGTAAAGTggaaatccttaaagatgacaATTTGCAACTATACTTTTTACCAGTTTTCCTGAATGCAGAAGTTAGTTTCCCATTTCTGCTATTAACCACCAAAACTGCAGCTAGTGAAAATGCTGAGTGGCTACCAAAAAAATGATGTCAAGCCTCGACAAATAACAGTAGTACGTGGAAAAATACTGGAGTACTTGTCATTCCTGATCCCTGTAATGGAATTTTACACTTCCCTTTAGTTGGATGAACCAGTAGAACATACTGTTTTTACATTACATTAAAATAGAAGCCTGATGTTCATGTtgaattgtgtttgtgttgaagATTTTAAGTGAATGTGTGTGATATGTCAATAAAAGAAGTTACCCTTCCTAATATCCATGACTGACGTGTTTTAATACGAGCAATATTAATTGAAACAAACACATGGTCCCACATTCAAAAAACTGTTTTGTACAATTACATCTGTCCCTTCCTTTTCTACCGTTTTTGTCCTGATTCAGTTATACTACAATTTGAAACTATTCTAATTTGAGATTGCATTTTCCCCACTGCTTCAATGAATATATTTTATGGTTTGACAAAATATTACAGAACAattgtgacttttttgttttaatttagttATTTTCCAAGCAAAAACAAGTTGGATACATTTTTAACTTGTCTTGTGTCCTGTGACGTGTGAACTGTGGCGTCGTGGGAGAAGTGTTTTACTAATGTGAATAATTTAAATGACTTTTATGGTCACTGAGAGACT
This genomic window from Syngnathus typhle isolate RoL2023-S1 ecotype Sweden linkage group LG6, RoL_Styp_1.0, whole genome shotgun sequence contains:
- the LOC133155652 gene encoding uncharacterized protein LOC133155652 isoform X1; its protein translation is MESTTDSQQRESSARPKRDPRPPAHLDPYEVTLLPSQQPVAQASSTPVGQLGQVLSTRARSLTSYRSAAHSRRSSQMSNGLSLLQSTSDIQAAALEEEIKGLELADLQQEIEEERKADLEAAALDAQAREGQRLQEEAHLAKERLTKEMGRRRRLKKLEKEVQIASLVKTYLSETNDDAVSTSSAPATFSKPSLRSQPPRVPFVLTQHPPVQPPPPAPVQIPPPATVPGQIVAPPANLITNAQASFPVSAPPIAATVAAFPPGRVSSSPVLPTVTSHAVGTLPITSLPSQYPGVSATSISFTTPPLATSVMPPPPTMPFAQPITPTATPVPPALPWTYPGMETLIATSYGIPKPTLPFFDSGKESDFALLKMALDNLMNSHTHLSEHYKYQVLLGQLKLPSALQLAKSYMYDPAPYTAAVGALQDKYGQPRQLVQSELGAILNSPAIKFGDADAFDSFALSVQSLVGMLRTLEGPVGYELRCGSHVDRLLSKLSPSQRDGFVEYCLVRGILQPGSELTYSLPDFAAWLQMKAQAKRLASRATLLYNSTGPSTPKREQFRSKPRDKTASVFLCTRETATKESPQPKPQAFKLSPYCPFCNNKEHYLNSCLNFKKLSPAEIKKWIQEGDRCWRCGRAHKATACTLKRPCKTCKEKHLTVLHDAIQESSQTVLLVSNPAPTIYIEQPRSPQRVLLKVVKVLLHHGDRVLETFAVLDDGSERTIILPQAVEQLQLSQHPETLHLRTVQQEVKELKGSCVSVHVSPVFKPNQKFCIRHAFTADSLSLSEHTYPVAALQKRYEHLKGLPLTPIHRAQPLLLIGSDMAHLLSPTQPVRSGPSGSPMAVCTRLGWSLQGPSDIIPVASHQPYCFHIATESPYTELIKNVERLWHIDTVPYISEKTATRSKQDQQALTLLQTASERVSIDGTQRYATPLLRRQPAIPLRASPAAVMPNLRCTERRIAKDTARAASYCAEMDKLLQAGYVSEISTEEAETVTESWYVPHHMVHHNGKDRVVFNCSFSFNGLSLNDQLLPGPTLGPTMIGVLMRFRCHAVAISGDIKSMFHQIRLMPKDKPLLRFLWRDMQRTSEPRIYQWEVLPFGTTCSPCCAVFALQQHVRDHEPPDSPLTHVIEQSFYVDNCLHSVSKPEDAKALVDDLRALLRKGGFEIRQWASNVPEVVAHLPPEAQSTSSELWLSKASDNLQEPTLGLCWDCLSDTLSYKHRSNEPPAATLRNVYSVLAKLYDPLGYIVPFTTRCKVLVQDMWKANIGWDDKIQPSELLGKWLSWVQEIPTLQQLKLPRPYSPASGNTVNAARHIHIFCDASERAYGSVAYMQITDDRQQVFVSFVFARSRVAPRKQLSIPRLELSAALTGAQLAKVIETELTVTPEHITLWSDSTTVLHWIKSESCRYKVFVGTRVAEIQNLTSPSQWRYVGSLHNPADDITRGLTLKEMVQDHRWNKGPHFLLLPESEWPIMPSSEAEADTTELRKSAFVGAVSSALPTQHPDLSKFSTWQELLQETASSLHGAANTNTTAKCSATDFLQAEKLLLQKAQEDCFVEELRALKVGRALPVNSHLISLSPEYDKTTELLRVGGRLWHAEGLDLDTIHPVIMDPSHHVTKLIIKNADDSLLHPGPERVLAELRRRFWIIRGREAIRKHQYSCLECRRWRAKPDVPKMADYPPARLRLYKPPFYSTGVDCFGPFQVRIGRRTEKRWGIVYKCMTTRSVHLDLLESLDTDAFLLSLRRFISRRGRPFELLMDNGTNFVGGERELREAVVAMAPELKDQLAEQQISFRFNPPSAPHFGGTWEREVRSIKSALRVVLRDQTVPESVLMTTLVEVEGILNAKPLGYLSSDASDPDPVTPNLLLMGRHDSSLPQAVYDPSDLGRRRWRHSQFIADRFWASFISHYLPGLQERSKWRKDGKALSIGDVVLIVDPQLPRASWPVGRITLTHPGADGRIRTATVQVKDRIYVRPVARLILLPAVDDKDEEGTTK